The genomic region ggcgtgaaaaaagtattaaaactaacaataatactgaattatacataataaatatcacAACTGCTACTGCCAAACCTGAAGTCTTTGCAGCCAGAAGTCATCTTGTAATCCAACCAAGTTCTTTACCCCATCTTAacttgtacaaattaaaaaaaaaaaataaacacctTCACTTGAAGATTGAAACTGAAGATAGCTTTCCACTGTCCTTGCAATTCCGAAGTTTTTCACTGATAAGATCACACACACATTTTACCAGGAACTCCTGAAGCCcagttttaaaaaagaattacaaTTTGTAAATGAATCACAATCAAGGAATGAACACCATCACAGTGGCCGAGTACAACAAacacttcaaataaatatattcaaaaacATACTTCCTAAGCCTTCCATTTGCTTCACTACATCAAGTCGTCATCACATTCACACGTCAGTTCTAGTGGCTATTGCTGTGGCAGTGGAAGCAGCAGGCACGTGGCAGTGATCTAATGTTGTGCACACTACACAACTTCATTTCCTTCTATCAGATAAGTAGTTATATAAATCTCACAGCTTGTGGACTAGGTACATGCTATTTATTGAAGTCTCTTCAGCTTCTAGTATCATGGTTTAAAATGGAAGTAATCATTTTATAGCTCAAATGGTAAAAATGTAAagttaaaacttaaaataaaattactataaaacgattaaaataatactttaaaatggTTTCGAATGatatacactgtgtccgggacaaaatttaccaataagaaagtttaataactcgcgtaataatggagataggaaaatgaaatttgcagTGAATGAAAGactgacattttaagttttatgtgtgatgttggcaacatttggtcattgttgacatagctgtaattaaaatggcgttcacagtgcaacaaaaagttcaatgctgctattggcttgccaaattcaagtatccgaagatagtggagagaagatttagacaacaatggcctgagaagcaaccaccagataggcacacaataacaacttggcatagaaagcatacaagattcaattggttcaaaagttgaaaccaaacgacttgcctgcacgatatgatttcgctagtgacatgttgttgaaaattgatattgaaaatggatatctgcagaaggtcgtgtttagtgatgggtccaccttccacgtctgtgggatcgtcaacaggcataattgggGATACATAAAGAtattgtgtacaagactgtagtggcagatttggaggatctgcgtcggagaattgtcgctgcttgtgcaactgtcactccagagatgttacgaaacacatggcaagaacttgaatatcgcctggacatctgtcgtgctacaagaggtgcacacatagaaatttattagtggtcattcgaaactttggaagtccctttgtcaattcccgcaaacagcattttcatccatcaattatttggtgagttattaaactttcttattggtaaattttgtcccggacaccctgtatattccatGCGGAATGCTCTAATTTTCTCTGAAAACATCGAAAAGTATAAATTTGGAATGAAGCCTAACTAATCTCCTCCAGTTTTtccacaaaacatttttattgttagaaatctaatgaattaataaaaaatgcctTTATCATTAATATCAAGGAACCTAAATCACCAGGGAACAAAACATATCAATGAACAAGGTACGAATAGCATTCTAGAACAAATCAAAAGGAAAAATGTTGTATGGAAAAAATATGGGAGATCTGGTGAACaaataagatatttaaaaaataatgatgcTAAAATACTGAAGATGGCcattaaaagtttaaaatcacAAAGCTGTAGACTATATTACAGGAACAAAACTGCTCATTGGTAAATAACCAACTAATTTCACTTCACAAAAAAGAATAAAACCTTCAGTTGAAGTACTTACTACAAAATGAAGGGAAAGATGGAAACTGATATATTCATAATTAAATGTTATGATTAAAAACAGAATTTGGTACCAaatgaaatcattaataaaaatgaaaaggcCGCCTTCTTCATGGGAATAGTTTATCCAGAGTGCAAAATagttacgtatttttttttctgtataaaatTGCTCCAAACTCAGGACCAGAAAAAAGTCACAGCCCTTTATATgtgtaatgaagtaatgaagaaaaaatagtattattattggGAATAAGAAGATTTTTAGAGTGCAATGCAGTGTTTTTCAACCAGGGTCTGTGGAATATCTATAtagtagaaccccaattatctgtcactctattaaccgattggcagaTTATCCGACTGTATTTCTCGCTATTTTTTtcatcagaaataaataacttatatgaagatctgttttgtacatcatattagtaggatctacatatgtttttgctagagagtgttattacaagcctttatcgttacacagcattgtctactgtttgaattgccgttctataatataacttgtaggACTATataaaaatgtcttccacggatgttaacagaaaacgtgttgtgctaagtatcgagaaaaatggaaataattgaatggtttgagaaagggaaactgtggttcatctcgcatcagaatacgagactggagttacaactgcgcgatttaataaaaaaaacaaggataaagtgtaaaaaaaatatgtaaatctacaatatgagacCTCCTTTAGACCTATATTTCCTGAGACAGTCCTTACAAAGGACTTCCTtatcccttaaaaacccgtcgttgacaaccagacttaaattagtaaacttctgatccactacctagcaagttaaacacaagaccatggaggaaattacgaaatctttcattgcacggattatccgattttttcgattaaccattcagtccatccccttaattaccacggataatagaggttctactgtacctaCAGTGTACCAGAAACTAAATTAAAACATGTGCTTAATTTCAGTCAGATTTATAAATTTTCACTGGTAACAGTAAATCAAATGAAAAACAGATATTAgagaaacattcaaataaaaccaGGTGTCCTGCGTTTGATTAATGTAGATACaaacagtgctgtcatggaggcaaTGCAGGCCCATACAtcatatggggaaaagaaaaattttgtctgtatggagccatacggcatatgggtgcctaagttttgtatgtggaaatctgtacagatcttagatcatctcttgctgttcctaatgtattttgtttgatgttcataaactataattgtccacctctgcagcactggaatccagacttaaataaaataacagttgaaaaacaagaagtgctgcaaatacactcttcaagattcatcgagacaagtgtgcatctacggtggtgctacatggtgtattctttaaatcaaacttgtacaattaaactgtaaagcaaaacaatttctttatttcttctttgatattaaaaaaatcattaaatgacagtcggagagatagagagaggagagtaaaatatatttcaagggagaaaacaaggggtggggcgtatggccaagaaaataattaccatgacagcactggataCCAATGCTTACAATTgtcatcagaataaataaaatattacctctACAGACTGCATGGAATAATATTTAAGAGGTTGTGTGCATACACGTGTATGATATTTTGCAAATATTCTATCATCATTAACAAGTATTTCATTAATTAACAAAAGGTTGAAAAACACTGACTTTACTTCTAACAATGCGACCATATTGGCGAATGCAGAACTTTTGCTTAACCCAGTTAATATTTACTCTTTTCATTTTGAGAACTAGCCCAAAACCAAAAGAACAGGTACATTAAACAGAACTAACACTTTGCTTTTACCAATGTCACTCAATTACATCCCTGTATAAGGAAAAGTACAACATTATGACTAGCATATTTTATCCGTCTCAACAAGCACAAAGGCAAATTCTGTTATTCAAACTATGCAAGAATAGGAATCATATACTCGTGCAGTGAAGagtcaaaatattgtaattttaaactaCCGCAGATCTTTTTTTCATTAGCTGCCATATATGTAGAATATGAGTATTTTTATGTTGCAAAaagaacaaatatatatattcctACACACTGCAACCACCAATGCACAGCAAACTCAGCCTAAGTACATGAGAGTCTCCTTCAGGGACCAACTCAAGTCATATTGTATTTAGTTCGAGGCTCAAAAAGAAGCCAACTAACTCACTGTTTCGagactaataaataattaaagcagGTCGAAATACTTCACTGTGAATGTGGCGGCCTGTTTTCTAGAATTGTGCGGAAGTCCTGCCTGACCCTCCACAACATCAGTTCAATACAAGCACGCGCATCCTCAAAGCTATCGTGTCCTGAGGAGTCTTCCTGGATCGTCCTCTTGAGGAAACAACCGACCAAAGACTTGAGTGAACGGCGATATGGAAGGCCATAGAAGTGAGGGAATACGACAGACGTGTCGATCACTGTACCGTGAATAATTCGCAAGGCACGGAGGTCATTCTCCAACCCGTGGCCCACGAGGATGGTGTCCGCGTTTATGAAGCCCATCAGATCATTCTGAACATCCCTTAATGTCTTTgtggcacgtttactgagatcGCGAGCCGTGATTCCAGAGAACCTAGTGTTGTAGTCGATTATATAGTTCTCCGGCCTCACGAGACAGTCGTACACGAGACGTCCGTCTGCAGCCACCACAGTCACTTTGGTGAGCTCCAGACCACGCGTAGTGAAGCACATCTCACAGTCTAATGCATACACTCCGAAGTTTCCATCAGGCGGCGGAGTCTTGCGAAGCCTAGTGCGCACATAACCATCAAACGGCCCATTAATCCCGGGACTAACACCATTCCACACGTGTAACTTTCCGGTGGTACAGCCCCGCGTACTGGGCTTACCGTGGCAGCAGCTGTATTCTGTACGAACAGTCATTCCACCCCCTTTGCTGCTGGGCCCGGGCCCAACCACTTTCTGCAGCTTCCCCCAGTGATACAGACATTGTTCTTGAGTCAGGTACTCGTCTGTAGTCACGAAAAACCCGCGACCACATCGCACACACTTTCTTTCATCACTACCTATCAACTGTTGCTCTTGCTGGGCCTTGCTTTTCAGAGGACTCTTCAGCTCCGGTTTTCCATCTTCAGTCTTCTGAAGCATCACACCAGACCTCTTTGAATCGGAATCCAGAAAGGAATCCGTTGGAATCTTCTCAGTGCCTTTGCAGAACCCCTCTTTGCAGCCATTTTGCTTGTGGCTGTCATTACAATACGAGGAGATCAAAATGTTGTTGTTCTCGTGGTCTTCTTGTTTTACCTCTCGATCGGCATTCCAAACTATCTCGATGGGGTTGTAATCTTTCCCAGCGTGTCCATTCTCCACTAGATTTGAGATGTACATCCCCTGGGGGCTGTAGAAGCATGGCGATGCCTTCGGTTGCTTGGCACTCATAGGCACAAACTCCTGAGCATTCACATCAAAATGTGATGAAGTAGTTAATGGGTGTGGACGGGTGTGATTGGTCTGGTTCTGGGTGCCAGGATCCTTGTAGATTATGGCTCTGCCAGGATATAAGGAACTTTCGACAGGATATCCCAGCCCCAGCAGCTGGTCAGGACTCAAGATGTACTGGCGGAGAAACACCGACAGGTCACTATCAGTAAGGTTCAGCTTGGCGTGCTGGCGTAGCGCAGGGGCATTGGCGTTGTGGCGCCGGTTACCATCCGATCGTCGAGGCCTCGTCTTGTTCTTCTTCATGTTGGTGGATCCATTCTGATTGGACACTGGAGAACTGTCGTCGCGACGGATGCGGTTCTTCTTCTGACGTCTGCTGAGGAGGACTCCCTTGCTACTCGCCTGAGGGCTGTTCTCTTTGTTGCCCTCACTCCCACTGCACTGCTCACTGCTGCCTCCGCTTCCTCCAGGGTCTAGTTCCTCGGAGTCTTCAGAAAACCGTGACAAAAGGGAACCAACAATCACCAAAACAGTACCGTCACCGGTGCCACCCGTTGCACTACACCAGCGACATGCTTATCCATGCAAGCATCTCACATCACGTTTCATTAATCAACTAATAATATCAAAGTTAACACTTTGACAAGACATTATTATCTCTGTGTTAAATTAACTCCATTCAGAATTTAGTACAAACTAATACAACAAATCCCACCCCACTATCACTGATACTGGCAATCATCAGTACACAGGAAAACAGTGTAATTAACTTTCATTCACACACACAATGGCAGGACACAGTAATACCTATAAGGCAGACTATAAATCCTGATAAGAAAGACAAATATGCGAGAAGAGAGACAAATACAAGGTTCAAGCATGAAGGTGGCAAATGGGCTTCAGGAAATGAAGACAATTGGTTATACACACACTATGATTCTCATATATGCCTTACAGACctaataatttcatatgaagGATCAGCACAGGAAGTGCGGCCAGCCAGAGTTGACCTCTGGTATTTTTTGAACATGTGGTTGTGCTACCAACCTTCACTCCTGTTTTCTCGTTTTAATAACCCCTTCCCAGCTGCCAAATAATCTCCCAGTTTGTTTTGTGTCAACATTTCCTCTTACTTCTATTTCTCTGAGCTTTTTCTCATTAGAGCCAGGAGgagtaaaaatgaaacaaatattttcatcTCTTCGAATATCGAAAAATAGTGAACGTTACGATAGGCCTAggtgaattataaaaattaagataaacTTCAAGCCGAATGTGATGTAgttctattaatttaaaaatttaataaataaagctAACTTCTTTCACCTTTCAAATGGAATAAAACTAGTTTTCTTCATAAGAGCTTACTACAAgaacaatgcaaaaaaaaaaaaaaaaaaaaaaaagatataagtTAGCACTAAGTTTAACACTGATTTTAATCTTCACTTAAAAAGTGGCTTGCTTTggcaagaaataaattatgataattttagccattaactcgtatatattaaataaaatgaagtgGAATTAAAAGTGATGAAAAAACATAACGCAaacttcttttattaaaaaaatgcagTAACAGTGCAAGTGTAACAAGCCTAACAATTCTGACAAAAGTAAGAACATCtcagaaatattttatcaaatttactagctatacatatattatttttaaaaattacatcatcACTTTCACTTTTCATTCACTGTGGAGTG from Periplaneta americana isolate PAMFEO1 chromosome 15, P.americana_PAMFEO1_priV1, whole genome shotgun sequence harbors:
- the LOC138714827 gene encoding uncharacterized protein isoform X2 — protein: MDFSSNGKFLATCAEDSEELDPGGSGGSSEQCSGSEGNKENSPQASSKGVLLSRRQKKNRIRRDDSSPVSNQNGSTNMKKNKTRPRRSDGNRRHNANAPALRQHAKLNLTDSDLSVFLRQYILSPDQLLGLGYPVESSLYPGRAIIYKDPGTQNQTNHTRPHPLTTSSHFDVNAQEFVPMSAKQPKASPCFYSPQGMYISNLVENGHAGKDYNPIEIVWNADREVKQEDHENNNILISSYCNDSHKQNGCKEGFCKGTEKIPTDSFLDSDSKRSGVMLQKTEDGKPELKSPLKSKAQQEQQLIGSDERKCVRCGRGFFVTTDEYLTQEQCLYHWGKLQKVVGPGPSSKGGGMTVRTEYSCCHGKPSTRGCTTGKLHVWNGVSPGINGPFDGYVRTRLRKTPPPDGNFGVYALDCEMCFTTRGLELTKVTVVAADGRLVYDCLVRPENYIIDYNTRFSGITARDLSKRATKTLRDVQNDLMGFINADTILVGHGLENDLRALRIIHGTVIDTSVVFPHFYGLPYRRSLKSLVGCFLKRTIQEDSSGHDSFEDARACIELMLWRVRQDFRTILENRPPHSQ
- the LOC138714827 gene encoding uncharacterized protein isoform X1; this translates as MADTGSGVTDYPVLVITLIVGATVLVLVYISSLLKSSKGEDDVKSSEAEVPKKEKQKDSSSSSLKSSKKKHSEKWVRDSKQAFSHPWLLTSLKGHSGEVLDMDFSSNGKFLATCAEDSEELDPGGSGGSSEQCSGSEGNKENSPQASSKGVLLSRRQKKNRIRRDDSSPVSNQNGSTNMKKNKTRPRRSDGNRRHNANAPALRQHAKLNLTDSDLSVFLRQYILSPDQLLGLGYPVESSLYPGRAIIYKDPGTQNQTNHTRPHPLTTSSHFDVNAQEFVPMSAKQPKASPCFYSPQGMYISNLVENGHAGKDYNPIEIVWNADREVKQEDHENNNILISSYCNDSHKQNGCKEGFCKGTEKIPTDSFLDSDSKRSGVMLQKTEDGKPELKSPLKSKAQQEQQLIGSDERKCVRCGRGFFVTTDEYLTQEQCLYHWGKLQKVVGPGPSSKGGGMTVRTEYSCCHGKPSTRGCTTGKLHVWNGVSPGINGPFDGYVRTRLRKTPPPDGNFGVYALDCEMCFTTRGLELTKVTVVAADGRLVYDCLVRPENYIIDYNTRFSGITARDLSKRATKTLRDVQNDLMGFINADTILVGHGLENDLRALRIIHGTVIDTSVVFPHFYGLPYRRSLKSLVGCFLKRTIQEDSSGHDSFEDARACIELMLWRVRQDFRTILENRPPHSQ